AAAGCGGCTACCTTGTTTGTATTAAGACTGTTTACTTAATCTGTATCTATCAACTGATACGCATGTTTTTGTGTTGCACAGAACCAATTTGGTGCAAGCTTTCTTACATTATCATATTCAAAAAACACATTCGTAGCTGGAGAAAAATCTGTCTCTTCTATTCCTACATCTGTTGAGTCAAAGACAATTATTTGTTTTTTTGAAAAACGAGTGTAAACATAAAATTTCATCTTTAATTTATTACCGTGTTCCTGTACAACGATTTGTCCATTGTACGATGTTAAAGGATAACAAGCTGCGTATACATTGGCTTCAGCGTGGTAATGCTCCAACTCGCCCTTTTTAAAGGCTTCAACCGAGTTTAAATAGTTGTCTTTGTTTAAGTTATAGTTTATCTTTGAGGTTGTATATAAATACGGCCCAAAATTCAATAATAAAAGTGTAGCTGCAATAACGAGAGATACGGCTATAGCTCTTGATTTATTTGTCCTTATAGCAGAAAACACTTTAAAAAGAGATATAATTGCAATAATTATGTAAATCACATAGATGATATATATAGATGATATATATATAAGGATCTACTAAATACGATGCTTTACCTCTTAATCCGTCGATGACAAGTAGCAATATACTACTTATAATGCATAAAATTAGAACCGAGCAATGTTTGATTTTCATCTATATCATCGGCCTCTCTTTGCTAATGATATTCCGTAGTTTATTGCATATATGTCTCCTTCTTCGTCTTTAGTCTCAAAATTGAGCAGCAATTCATTATCGTATCCCATTTTAATTCCTACATAACCTAAGTTCATATTAGAAAACTTATCTGCCGACCACAACTTTCCGTCGAAATATATCCAAGGAATCCAGTTCCTCACGTTTTTTAGCGTTAAATCAATTCCGTCAAAATTATTGTCAAAATTATTATTGTTTAAATATGCTTGCGGCAATCGCCAAGTGTCATCGTATTTATAATTCCAATATGTAAACTCAATAGCAACGAACCATATATATGGTTCAACTAACATGTTTTTATCATAAGCATTATCATAAACTTTTCGATATTTTAGTCCAATATCAGCATTGTTATGTAATGTTTGAATTATAACATTTTGACCATACATATATGGTGTACCGATTCGTCCATTTTTTCGAGCTCTTTCTGCCAGATCGTGGTATTCATCCCGTTGGCTTTGTGAAGATGTCGCAGTCCACCGGTTTCCCAAATCAACAAGTATCTTATATGTATCAGAGTTTTTGCCAAACTCAGCCGCATCCGGGTCGGCGTAGTATCCATAAACACCGTTTATGGTATAATAACCGCCTTCGCGTATATACCCACTCGGGTCGACGTACATCACCGGATTATTCCCGCAGTACACATACCAGTTCGTGCCGTCCCTCACGGGGTCTTCTGTGATAAACCTGCCTGTCTCAGGATCGTAATACCGTCCCCGCAGATAATAAAGCCCTATCTGCTTCTCGTAATACTCGTCCGCATAGCGGATAAGGTTCGCGTCGGACGATACTATGTTCTCCTCAACGCCGAACGCGTCGTAGTCGTACGTCTTTCCCTAGGAGCCGTCGGGCTTCGACGTATCTATTACGTCTCCGTGTCCGTTATGGAGATAGTACCGCTTCGTGCCGTTAGAGTTTGAACGATATACAAGCTCTTCCTCATAATCATACTTTGCAACCATGTCATTGCTGGTTATTGTGTTCTTAATAACACGTTTGAAGTCAGAGAAAACTACCGTCCTTTTTTTGTGATTCTTTTTAAAAACTTAATAAGGCAAAAAACAAGTACCACAGATACAGTAATAGCATAACGAATAATGCAAGATATCACTGAGAACGCAAATGAGGATGTAATTTCAAATCCCCACTCAAGCAAACCATTATGCGGAGAAAAACTCGTCAATAATACCGTAATAAGCGAGTACACACCTAACCACACAAAAAAACATACTGCAAAATGTTCTTCTAAGCTATTTAATAATATGCAAAAACATACCGAAACTGCTGCAGCGAAACATATCGCCCATACAAATCCGTAATAAGCATAAAGAGTTTGAGAGACAAGCCATTC
This Clostridia bacterium DNA region includes the following protein-coding sequences:
- a CDS encoding RHS repeat-associated core domain-containing protein — its product is MVSSDANLIRYADEYYEKQIGLYYLRGRYYDPETGRFITEDPVRDGTNWYVYCGNNPVMYVDPSGYIREGGYYTINGVYGYYADPDAAEFGKNSDTYKILVDLGNRWTATSSQSQRDEYHDLAERARKNGRIGTPYMYGQNVIIQTLHNNADIGLKYRKVYDNAYDKNMLVEPYIWFVAIEFTYWNYKYDDTWRLPQAYLNNNNFDNNFDGIDLTLKNVRNWIPWIYFDGKLWSADKFSNMNLGYVGIKMGYDNELLLNFETKDEEGDIYAINYGISLAKRGR